The Lates calcarifer isolate ASB-BC8 linkage group LG19, TLL_Latcal_v3, whole genome shotgun sequence genomic interval TTAACGCACTTCATTATAGAACAGCCACTGATTGTAGAGGAAGAAGATATCAAactggaggaagaagaagaggaggaagacgatggagaaaaagaaaaccatgaaGTTTCGCCTGAACCAAAGTCTCAACCAAAGAGCTCAACCAAAATCAAAGTTATCTTGGGTAAGTccagatagtgtgtgtgtgtgtgtgtgtgtgtgtgtgtgtgtgtgtacgtgcgtgAATGTAGATCCCTGGTTTTAGGTGAGATCCcgatttttttatttttttattttcaatataaTTCTTTGGTCTTATTTACCTGATACACAAGGAAAGTTTAGTTTAAATGCAACAGATTCATAAATCTGAcactaaacacagagacagtcagCATCAGTCTCGTCCTCTCTTtcttaaactttaaaaaagtatttttctgtACATAAGATGTAATTCGCTGCTGTCTCTCACTgggtttattttcctctgtcggcttatatactgtatagaaTATTATATGACACTTAATATCTAAAGATTATAttattaattgtattttttatatacagtctatagCTTCTGCAGCACATGGTGTAACGCTGCATTGTCATTTGTTGAGGGTGAGAGTGGGGatgcttgttttgatgcagctCATGTCCCTAATGTAAATGTGGCAGAACTGTTGTCATTTCAAAATCAGATCGCATAGAAATATGAATCAAGATCATGTTTTTACTATTAATACGAATTATTCTGGTTCAATCCGCTGTGAGTAGGGATGTAACGATTCTGAACCTGAGATACAAATGTCCACAATCTCACTATCACGACAGAACAGCCATCCCCTGCTCTGGAAGTTTCTAGGGCTCTTGGAGGTTTTAGTGGTCCTTCAAGAGGTCCTAGTAGTCTCTCAGGAGGTCTGTATTGGGCCTGTAGGAGGATCTGGTGGTTTCTAAAGGTCCTACAGGTTCTTTAGAAACTTTTAGGGATCACTGAAATCACTGTGAAGTTTTTAAGATTCATTATGGTGACTACTGAGGACATTCTCCATGTTGTTGAGTGTCACTGTTTCTTCATAAACAGATCCATTTCTTTAAAAGTACTAATACTTTTATGTTTTCGTCATAAAGAATTAATAATGATGCAAATTTCTTTCATCTGAATGTTAATTTCGTTTTTCATCTTGTGTTTCAGGGACAACTGCCGCCATTGTAGCAGGAGCAGGTAAGACTTTGGAAAACATTTGTTGGGATCACCTGTGTAGTTGCTTGAATTAATTTTGACACAGAGAGCTTAGCCTACATTCTAACCCTATGGTGTGCATGATCCCATAAATCAGCTCAATGCCATAAGACAGTGTCCTCTGTTGTGTTCTTGTCCGTAATGCAGCAGGTGCCGTGGCCCTGGCTCCTGTTGCTCTGGGAGCTGCAGGTTTCACCTCAGCTGGAATAGCAGCAGGATCCATTGCTGCTCAAATGATGTCGGCTGCTGCGATTGCTAATGGAGGTGGCGTGGCAGCAGGAAGTCTGGTGGCTGTTTTGCAATCAGCAGGTATTTTAAGACGGTTTTAATTGTATACAAAGGTCCAGCAAAGCCCCCTTGTCATCAAAGATGATGACAAGagtgtcactgtttgttttactcTTTTGGTTTGAGAACAAGGttttctcagcctctctgtgcCTCAGTAACTTGAATAAAAATCCACTTGTGTTCTGTTGAGAATCATCAAATGTGTGCAATCTTGCTTCAGGTGCAGCTGGTCTGTCAGGGGCTGCCACTGCAGCTGTGGCCGGCACTGGAGGAGCAGTGGGATGGCTGGCTAGCCTCATTGGCCGAAAAGCAATagagaagaagaataaataatgatttttacttattttttacTCTAGCTAACTAAAGGAATCAAACATGATATCAGACATTTGTATAACATCTATGTAACCTGTGGAAGGTCCTGGTTCATTGTATCTGTAAATATTTCCATGATGCCCACCAGAGAGGGAGTCAGAAAATGCATGAATCAATCAGTGTGAGTGAACTATAAATCCACTGTCTTTCTGTCACATGTGCAGTGCAATAAAATCATCTGGCACTTGGATGGATGCTGTCATCATTGTTAAAATCAGCCAGTAATGGTGGTTAGAATCAttacacacagcaacagcaacatcaacattttttttttttttttttttttttttttttttaaacagagtgAAGCTGTGGTCAAGGTTGAACTTCTAGGTCACAATTAAGTAGAAAATAACGCATGTCAGCCACATACCAGAGAATTTAATATTCCAGcaaagctgtttatttattgtacaTTTTTCATCACATCTCAAAATAGTGTGCATTGCCACCAAAGGTTTCTTCTCTGGCTTTCTGTATGAAAACAATGACCTTTTATTTTCACCCTAACGCAGCATCAAGAGACTTAAACCTAAGAAAGCTTTTCTGCCACTTATGCCTTTTATATGGCAGGGAACCACTGCCCTCTATGGATAAGAGTTTAGTATTGTATCATGGAGTTTTCACAGAATTATAAGCTGTTTCATTTGGAGGACTTAGGGAGACTTACGTATGACTTATGAATTATGTATTTGGTTATTACAGATTTAATTCAGTTTGCAatcttttatttgaaattgCCTGTTGGTGCACACGAGCACAACACGTCTATAGCCATGACTTCGCATCTCAGGAGTGTTCTCTGTCGCCCTCTTGGGTTCTGGCTCTAGAAGAGTTTCGTTTCTTGAGAAGTCACAGCTGACCCTCCTACATAAGGCGCAGCAGCACCACGGCTGCtcacaccacagaaaacaaTGGGATTGCGTGAGTAGAGCTCCTGTGACAATACTGATACAAATTCCTTTGAATACTGTTTTCCATATTCACTTTTAATAATGCTAGCGTTCAAAACGTGTTTGATGATGCAAGCTGAGCTGttgttgttcatttttgttCCCACTTTCTCTTTCAGTGACATATGTGGCCGTCGCTGCGGGAGCAGGTAAGACAGGACACCTTCATGATACAGTGTCCTCGAGCATCACATGCTGTTGATGCTCGATCCATTTTAAAGACGCCCGATCACGTAATGTAATAAACAaaccttcctctgtctctttgtctgtgtcgAGGTGGCGCTGTGGTCTCTGCCCCCATCGTTTTGGGGGCCATAGGTTTCACCTCAGCAGGCATTGCTGCAGGTTCCTACGCTGCAGGTATGATGTCGACAGCAGCGATTGCCAACGGAGGCGGAGTAGCAGCAGGCAGCCTGGTGGCTCTTTTGCAGTCAGCAGGTAAACACCATAACCATTTCTGGAGTGATAATCAAAGGG includes:
- the LOC108898046 gene encoding interferon alpha-inducible protein 27-like protein 2A isoform X2; the encoded protein is MGLASAIEPGAEQPLIVEEEDIKLEEEEEEEDDGEKENHEVSPEPKSQPKSSTKIKVILGTTAAIVAGAAGAVALAPVALGAAGFTSAGIAAGSIAAQMMSAAAIANGGGVAAGSLVAVLQSAGAAGVSGAASAAVAGTGAAVGWLASFFG
- the LOC108898046 gene encoding interferon alpha-inducible protein 27-like protein 2A isoform X1, which codes for MGLASAIEPGAEQPLIVEEEDIKLEEEEEEEDDGEKENHEVSPEPKSQPKSSTKIKVILGTTAAIVAGAAGAVALAPVALGAAGFTSAGIAAGSIAAQMMSAAAIANGGGVAAGSLVAVLQSAGAAGLSGAATAAVAGTGGAVGWLASLIGRKAIEKKNK
- the LOC108898048 gene encoding interferon alpha-inducible protein 27-like protein 2A; its protein translation is MGLLTYVAVAAGAGGAVVSAPIVLGAIGFTSAGIAAGSYAAGMMSTAAIANGGGVAAGSLVALLQSAGMAGLSTAASAGVAGAGGAAGGLLALLI